The DNA sequence AAAACCGGAATGCTGTGTGAGAGTAGCGTAGCCACTCGCTAATTAGAAgtgccattccaaataaaatctagctttttgttttttattattcctcAGGGGGAAAGCGCGCTGGATTGCATGACACTTTAAGGAGGTGTGAACGGGAAGCCCGAGGCGGTGTCTGCTGAGCATTTTGCCGGGACAGTCACACTTTACGCGCACATAACTCTGCAAAGGGTGAATCCCTTTCTTTCAAAATTCAGTcatctgttgtgtgtgtgtgtgtgtgtgtgtgtgtttcttttttctcccccccccctctttaaTCCTGCTTTCATACTGGCTCCTCTCACTCTTCACGGGCAGGAACACCAGGCCTTTTAAATCCCCTAATTAGCACTCGAGCGCTTTAATAAGGCACTTAACCTTTCGCGCGCCCCCTGTTCACATGCGTTCTGCGTCGAGTTTAATTGCTGTGATTAAACGAATCGATTCGCTTCTCCCAGACTTGAAACTTTTGATTGACAGCAGAAATTGATATTTTGGCGAGTAAAGCGTTTGGCTGAGACGTCCCAGGTACCGTGAGCTTATCTTGGTCTAAGGCAATAATAACGTGGGGCTAAGCGGCGTGTTTTTTGTAAGCAGGGGCTTTCTAAATGACATCTTAATCATCGCCGGGGTTGTCATGGTGAAAAGGTAAGTGGATATTTATGGGCTGCCAGGAGGTTAAAAGCGCCTCCGGTGCCGGCTCCCGCTCCGCCGCGCGCTCACGCTCCtgtcctctccctccccccGTCAAGTTTATCGCTATGGCTGAAGATTGCGAAGGGGCAGCGACTGGCTCTTTTGGAAGATGTAGGAGAAGCAGAGGAGATGCTGAACAGGTAGAAttgcttttgtttctttttatgcAGTAGCCGGCTGAAGTCACTTAGACGCGCAGCAAAGCGGCTCTGACGCGCGTTTGCTGCCTTGCTGGGAACCGGCTGGTGCGTTTCTCACCTCGGCGTCCTGTTTGCATGTCAGGCCTCCACAAATGCTCGGCATGTTTCATTTCCCCCCAGCTGATTTCGGGTGTTCAGATTGACCTGTGCCTCGCATCTGCTCCCCAGAGCACGGCCGAGGAGTTCTTTGAAGAGGACTCCTGCTCCTTATCATCGTCCCTGTCGCCGTCCACGTCGCCGCACAGCATGGCCGCGGCCGCCCTGGACGGCAGAGCGGTGTGCACCAGCTGCGGCTTGGACATTGTCGACAAGTATCTGCTCAAGGTACCTTATCGCACCCTTTTCCATTAAGTATTGAAATGCGAATGCGGGTTTACCTGTCGGCGCTTTTCACTATCAGTTTTCAATGGGAATTTCCGAAAGCGTTTGGGAGGCGTTTTCGCAACCTTCTCCAGCCGCAACAACACGCTTCTGctcttaaaatgttttttttttttttttttttttttccgctcAGGTTAACGACTTGTGCTGGCATGTGAGATGCCTCTCTTGCAGCGTCTGTCGCATTTCTCTGGGGCGACACGCCAGCTGCTACATTAAGGAGAAGGAGGTGTTTTGCAAACTTGACTACTTCAGGTAATTTGCCTAAATGAAAATTCCTAGGCACcggtgtgttgtgtgtgtgtgggttttttttttttttttttttgttaaagtcTAATTTTCACGTGCCTAATTTCCATGAACCGTTTTTCAGTCCAAATTTAGATATTTGATAGTCCAGTATTAGACCATGCCTTTGGTGCATCTAGCAGTGGTGGGGGGCACCTGCTTATCTTAACTGCTGTGACCTGCACACTAGACCAGGAGCTCTTAAACTAATCTGTGCCTATTCCTTGTTGAATCAGCTCCCCTGTCTTCTGAATGTTTGACACATGCACAAAACCAAAGGAGTTAtttgaaaccccccccccccgatctgagcGGGGTCTTGGGTGTGGCGTCTCTCCTGCCAGCCAGTTGCGCTGCCCCCTGCTTTTTGGAGTCCTCCCCCTTGCCGACAGTGTGACTCGctgcttttctttttacagAAGATACGGGACGCGGTGTGCCCGCTGCGGCCGGAACATCCACTCCACGGACTGGGTGCGCAGGGCCAAGGGCAACGTCTACCACCTGGCGTGCTTTGCCTGTTTCTCCTGCAAGCGGCAGCTCTCCACGGGGGAGGAGTTTGCCCTGGTGGAGGAGCGCGTCCTGTGCCGCGTGCACTACGACTGCATGCTGGACAATCTGAAGCGGGCTGTGGAGACCGGTGAGTCGCTGAACGGGCTGTGGAGAGCGTCTGCCCATCTGGGCTCGTCCAGTAATGTCTGAACTGGGGTCCACCGCACTGCATTTCACACATGGTATGTAAGACACAGGAAGGTTAATGGCTGCCAGGAGAACGTATATGTCCTGATGACTGGCTTtgacacactgccccccccctccctcccctacAGGAAGTGGTGTAAATGTAGATGGTGCAGTGCCGTCGGAGCAGGAAGTGAAGCAGCCCAGGCCGGCTAAACGAGCCCGCACCAGCTTCAGTGCCGACCAGCTGCAGGTGGGGGGGCGTGGCCATCTGCCGAGAGCCTGACTGTCAATGCTGCCGCTCTTACTGGTGGGCTGTGCCAGCTGGTGCCCGGCTGTGCCATGACACCGCACTGCTCTTTCCAGGTGATGCAGACGCAGTTTGCTCAGGATAATAACCCCGACGCGCAGACACTGCAGAAGCTGGCGGAGCGGACAGGCTTGAGCCGGCGTGTCATTCAGGTCGGGGCCGAGACCCAGGATGAGTGCTGCCTTTGTCACGCTGCTGTCATTATGGGAGGCAGCACTGGTTACGGCACCTGTCGGTGTGGCCGGTCTTTACCTGGGAAGGGGTCTCCCTGCATTTAAGTTTTCCATATGAAGATTGACTGAGGATAAGGTTGCGTCCCGCAGTGCCTGGGGTGGCTTTgcatgtcaccccccccccccccccccaccaccccaaagCCGACACTGGAATCCCCCATTGGGGAGGGAGACACTGTCATGCCAGGAACGATttttcagggttgtgggtttttttttttctttttctgaccGGCTCACAGGATGCCCCTCACCCCACAGGTTTGGTTCCAGAACTGCCGCGCTCGTCACAAGAAGCACGTGAGCCCCAGCCACGCCTCCGCTGCCCCTGTGTCCTCTCTGCCGGCCCGCCTGTCTCCACCGCTGATGGACGAGCTGCATTTCTCCTCCTTTGGCCCGGCGGATGGGCCCATGCTCACTGCACTGCATTCTTATGTGGATGGTAAGAGCGCCCCCACCTGGCAGTGGCTGGTGACACTTGAATGCATCGGACTTCCTTTGTGCGCTGCAGGAGTTGGTTGGCTCCTGGTAAAGTGTAGCTTTATAAACGTCAGAGTACTTTCTGTTCAGAGGACATCTTGAAGCCTTTGTGGCTGTCTTGGGTGGGAGGGTTATGTGCATCgatatttggttcccacaatgttgtgggtttattaaataaataaacctatTAAACTTGGAACTCCCCCCCTAATCGCAAAGTGAAAATGCCAAAATTCTTCTATAAATTGGTACCTTGAGGTTATAGCTgtgtgggggttagggtttttcTATAGAGAttgagtccccacaatgatgtGTGCTGCACAGCTGCTGGCTCCCTCGCGCTCTCActctgctcccccctccccacagttCACTCTCCGGCGGTGGTATTCCAGCCCCTGCTGTCTCACTCCATGACGCAGCTTCCTGTTAGCCACGCCTGAGCTGCCTGGGTGGGGATCTGTGACCAGGGTCCACACAGGTCAGAACTGTCTGTGCAGCACAGCGAGACCTGCCACTCAAACCCAGGGGCAGAAGGAGGTGCCCCCACCCTCACAGGAGGGGAAATAATTCAGTGTTAAACGAGGTTGttgtaaaacttttttttttttttgaatataTCTATTGGTGAGTAAATTCATGGTATTAACTTATTTTGTGTATGTGACAGAgcactttgttttaaaataaaatggctGCAGAAGTGGACTTTCCGGTCTTGTCTTTATGGCTTTGAATATGGGGTGGCTGGTCagggccgtgtgtgtgtgtgtccagcaTTTCTAAGATGACAAAATCATTACTTAAATGTGAAGCTGCCCAAGACCATAGTGGTTGCAGTTACTGGATTTTGCTGCCTTTCTCCAATTTGCGAAGTTCTAGAATTGCATGGCTGTCAGCTGTATGCTTCCCTCTGGAATGTGGCAGACGTGCATTTTGATCCTGCATGTTCAGAGCCTGATGGCCCTAAAGCTGCCCTGGGCAACTTCCTCTGGTGCCTCAAAGCATCCCTGCAGTGCTGGGTAGGACTTGGCCATTCTGTCCCGGGGGCTTCCCTCAGGCCGTCGGCTCCCACAGGCAGAGCATGCAGCAGAGGGTGAGTGCTGACCCAAGACATGAACTGCTAGATCCCTCTGGAGGCAGGTGTAGGGTACTACAGCTCATGCTTGCTGGCCACATTTCAGATGATGCTGGGGGGTTAAATTCTGCAAGTTGACCCCTCCCTCCCAATATCACTCAAGGAGGGGGGAAAAACCCAGATATGAGCAGTTAAGCCGTGACTTGAATTATAGTTTATTTAGAAAATGCTTTCATTGACTGGTTTACAAAAACGTCCATTACAAAGACATTAAATACCCCTCCCCAAATTACAAAAACAAGTAATTAGAATTGTAAAAAAAGGTAGCACTTGACTAcagccctgtttttttttttttgtttttttttaattaaaaacaaaataccaaaAAATGGCTTTTACATCCTCAAACTTCTAAAAGGTTCTGTGCATCACGATTTCCTGGGCTAGGCACGTTCACTAAGATGCAGGTTTCCTGGCTGGGTGGCTGTCCGGGGAGGTCAGGCAGTTTTATGCAGCGTTGGTGTAGGAAGCCAGTGGCTGGGTGGGGTGCAGTGGGGGCTGCAGGGGTAACATGCTGCACTCATTGGCCgaagggtttttttttggcGTGTGGCTCATGAAAATACTGTCTCATGACACCAACTAGCCAGGGGGGAGAAACATGGAGCTGGTGTCAGTCTGAGCGAACCCTGTTtggtgaggggggagggggcactcttcACTGTAATCAGCCCTTGtactaaatgctaaaaacaaTACTGACAGCCAGAAGACATCACATTCTGGTAAACATGGGTTGGTGACTGCACACTGCCACCACTAGGGGGTTCATTGTGGTCACATCTGAACTGATCATCCTTTAACCTGTAAGAATCATCAATTTGTGCCCTGTAGAGTGAAAATGTTTGCTGGGGTTGGCAGTCAGATGCAAACAGGCTGAGCTTCGTGCCTCCACATTGGTCCTGATAGTGTCAGGCTCCGCAGGACGGGCCCCAAGGGACAGGCGGACGACTGACCATCCGTCACACCAATGACAACCCATTTGACAATGGGAGTTGAAGCAGCAgtgagcaggaggaggagatgcAGTGTCGGAGGAAAGCCAAGTCGTCAGTTCCTCAGATGGTAAGGAGTGAGAGGAGCAGTCTGCTTCCTGCCCGAGGGCTCATGTTTGGTTGGGCCTCGCCTGCTCGTGGCTCACTGCCTGTCTGGTCCCTGGAAGAGCACAGGGAGCCCAGCCAGGGCCTGTTAAAGCATGCCTGGGAGCAGCCTGTCCCTGCTGCTGGGGGGCGCTCATCCACGTGCCTTCTTGGGACTCTGCTCGCTTTTTCCCAGAATCCTGTGCAGGCTGGGCGACATGAGGAAGGGCTTGGTGGCTGTCCCGTCGTTCCTCTCCAGATCCTCACCTTGAGTgaggcatgggggggggaaaGGAATGAGAGTTAGCTCTCAGGGCCTGTGAGGTGGGGGTGCGCAGAGGGGTGGCAGACTTACAGAAGCAGAGGAAGAGCGTGTCCACGCACATGCCATAGACGCTGAAGAAGCCGTGAGCGATGAGGTATGAGCCCAGGATCACAGTCTGCCAAAAACACACATCATTAGACCCAGCTCATGGCGGCCATGATGCTCCGCCTCCATGGAAGGGGGCCACACAACAGCCACTGGATTTCCCAGAATCCCTCCCGGCCGTGATTTGCTTACCAGCAGTGGCACCCAGTAGTAATTGAGTGATGGCACCTCCCCCTGGATGATGGGGATCTTGTGCGTGAAGAAAAAGAAAGCCAGGACACCTGCAGTGGGGAGACGCACGGTGGTCAGCACGCACAAGAATACATGTGCAAACCCCGCCCCTTTTACTGCTTTTAGTGTTCAGATCAAGCTCTGGTCATGTAGTGAATGaccgtggccagcagggggcgtagcAATAAACACCACCACTGAGTGGCACTCACCCACGCTGCCAGCGATGAGCACCTTCCCCAGAAACAGCAGGAAGTCTGTCACCTTATCCAGCACGGCCACCCTACCAGCGGAACAGAGCCCAGTGAGAGAGCGGGCCATGCGAGCGCTGTGCCAAACTCGGGCCAGGCCCGGCTCGGGAGGGTCTTACCTCACCACGTTCCTCATCAGCAGGAAGAAGGCCTCTCTGGCTGATGTGCAGAAGTTCTTCCCATATATAGCAATCTGCAAGACACAGCCCCAGCCAGGAGACTTTAAAACCTAGATATGGAACTGACCTTGTTGCTAGAGTCCCATAGCACCTTCTGTccaccagatggcagcagaGTGCTGGGGCCAGTAGCCGCAGCTCACCATGATGTAAGCGTTTCGGTTCATGAACTTGATGATGCGCTCCAGGCACCAGAAGCAGCACTTGAGGCAGCAGAGCAGGAAGCGGGAGAACATGTTCTGAGCACCTGCAGAGAGGAGGGCAGTCAGCGGTACCACAGGCAGGGGAGCAAGGAGCCGGTGCCCTGCTGTGGTCAGACAGGGCAGCTGAAGCCTCTCTGTGTTCCCCTGGTGTCCCTGGCAGACTAGTGCCTCCTATGTCACAGATAACGGAATCATAAAGATGCTGGGTCACCTTTCAGTTTGTGGTCCAGGTACTCGAGGACAATTCGGATGAGCTGGACCACGGCGAGGATCAGTGAGCCGAAGGCCAGGGATCCTGTGTGGTACCTGTGTGGGTCAAACCCACAGCAGTTACAGTGGTTCTAGGACTTAGGATATGCCAACCAAACCTTCCAGCTGGCTGGACAGTCATTGTGAGCAAATGACAGTGAGTGCTTCTGCATTCACCCAAAATagacagcagagggcagcagagcACCTGCAAGATCCCTTTCtcataaaactaaaacaaaGCACATGTGCACAGGCAGCATAGAGAGAGGAACACGCGCTGCTGGCTCTCTGCTCCGGGATGAAGGGGCTCTGAGATGCCAGTTAATGAAGCGAGGCGTTTCTCTGAAATGTAGCTGTATCCCGATAATGCAGAGCGCAGCACGGCTCACCGTACAGCTCTGCTGAACGCGGTGAACAGCGGACAGGGGGGGATATCCGCTGGCTTCTTCAGAGCCCAGTAGTAGGAAGCGAAGGCCCCGGCCAGCGTGCACTGCCCCAGCGCAATGCTGAAGTTGATCAGCCACAGGAAGACGAGCAGATTGCAGAGCTGCAGCACGAAGATGTAGCGATGGTAGAGGCCC is a window from the Paramormyrops kingsleyae isolate MSU_618 chromosome 21, PKINGS_0.4, whole genome shotgun sequence genome containing:
- the lhx8a gene encoding LIM/homeobox protein Lhx8a isoform X2, producing the protein MYWKGEQILLCSKGEDKGNGLKSISRDTFIAMAEDCEGAATGSFGRCRRSRGDAEQLISGVQIDLCLASAPQSTAEEFFEEDSCSLSSSLSPSTSPHSMAAAALDGRAVCTSCGLDIVDKYLLKVNDLCWHVRCLSCSVCRISLGRHASCYIKEKEVFCKLDYFRYGTRCARCGRNIHSTDWVRRAKGNVYHLACFACFSCKRQLSTGEEFALVEERVLCRVHYDCMLDNLKRAVETGSGVNVDGAVPSEQEVKQPRPAKRARTSFSADQLQVMQTQFAQDNNPDAQTLQKLAERTGLSRRVIQVWFQNCRARHKKHVSPSHASAAPVSSLPARLSPPLMDELHFSSFGPADGPMLTALHSYVDVHSPAVVFQPLLSHSMTQLPVSHA
- the lhx8a gene encoding LIM/homeobox protein Lhx8a isoform X6; this translates as MAEDCEGAATGSFGRCRRSRGDAEQSTAEEFFEEDSCSLSSSLSPSTSPHSMAAAALDGRAVCTSCGLDIVDKYLLKVNDLCWHVRCLSCSVCRISLGRHASCYIKEKEVFCKLDYFRRYGTRCARCGRNIHSTDWVRRAKGNVYHLACFACFSCKRQLSTGEEFALVEERVLCRVHYDCMLDNLKRAVETGSGVNVDGAVPSEQEVKQPRPAKRARTSFSADQLQVMQTQFAQDNNPDAQTLQKLAERTGLSRRVIQVWFQNCRARHKKHVSPSHASAAPVSSLPARLSPPLMDELHFSSFGPADGPMLTALHSYVDVHSPAVVFQPLLSHSMTQLPVSHA
- the lhx8a gene encoding LIM/homeobox protein Lhx8a isoform X4, producing MPQFIAMAEDCEGAATGSFGRCRRSRGDAEQLISGVQIDLCLASAPQSTAEEFFEEDSCSLSSSLSPSTSPHSMAAAALDGRAVCTSCGLDIVDKYLLKVNDLCWHVRCLSCSVCRISLGRHASCYIKEKEVFCKLDYFRRYGTRCARCGRNIHSTDWVRRAKGNVYHLACFACFSCKRQLSTGEEFALVEERVLCRVHYDCMLDNLKRAVETGSGVNVDGAVPSEQEVKQPRPAKRARTSFSADQLQVMQTQFAQDNNPDAQTLQKLAERTGLSRRVIQVWFQNCRARHKKHVSPSHASAAPVSSLPARLSPPLMDELHFSSFGPADGPMLTALHSYVDVHSPAVVFQPLLSHSMTQLPVSHA
- the lhx8a gene encoding LIM/homeobox protein Lhx8a isoform X5 produces the protein MAEDCEGAATGSFGRCRRSRGDAEQLISGVQIDLCLASAPQSTAEEFFEEDSCSLSSSLSPSTSPHSMAAAALDGRAVCTSCGLDIVDKYLLKVNDLCWHVRCLSCSVCRISLGRHASCYIKEKEVFCKLDYFRRYGTRCARCGRNIHSTDWVRRAKGNVYHLACFACFSCKRQLSTGEEFALVEERVLCRVHYDCMLDNLKRAVETGSGVNVDGAVPSEQEVKQPRPAKRARTSFSADQLQVMQTQFAQDNNPDAQTLQKLAERTGLSRRVIQVWFQNCRARHKKHVSPSHASAAPVSSLPARLSPPLMDELHFSSFGPADGPMLTALHSYVDVHSPAVVFQPLLSHSMTQLPVSHA
- the lhx8a gene encoding LIM/homeobox protein Lhx8a isoform X3; protein product: MYWKGEQILLCSKGEDKGNGLKSISRDTFIAMAEDCEGAATGSFGRCRRSRGDAEQSTAEEFFEEDSCSLSSSLSPSTSPHSMAAAALDGRAVCTSCGLDIVDKYLLKVNDLCWHVRCLSCSVCRISLGRHASCYIKEKEVFCKLDYFRRYGTRCARCGRNIHSTDWVRRAKGNVYHLACFACFSCKRQLSTGEEFALVEERVLCRVHYDCMLDNLKRAVETGSGVNVDGAVPSEQEVKQPRPAKRARTSFSADQLQVMQTQFAQDNNPDAQTLQKLAERTGLSRRVIQVWFQNCRARHKKHVSPSHASAAPVSSLPARLSPPLMDELHFSSFGPADGPMLTALHSYVDVHSPAVVFQPLLSHSMTQLPVSHA
- the lhx8a gene encoding LIM/homeobox protein Lhx8a isoform X1, with the translated sequence MYWKGEQILLCSKGEDKGNGLKSISRDTFIAMAEDCEGAATGSFGRCRRSRGDAEQLISGVQIDLCLASAPQSTAEEFFEEDSCSLSSSLSPSTSPHSMAAAALDGRAVCTSCGLDIVDKYLLKVNDLCWHVRCLSCSVCRISLGRHASCYIKEKEVFCKLDYFRRYGTRCARCGRNIHSTDWVRRAKGNVYHLACFACFSCKRQLSTGEEFALVEERVLCRVHYDCMLDNLKRAVETGSGVNVDGAVPSEQEVKQPRPAKRARTSFSADQLQVMQTQFAQDNNPDAQTLQKLAERTGLSRRVIQVWFQNCRARHKKHVSPSHASAAPVSSLPARLSPPLMDELHFSSFGPADGPMLTALHSYVDVHSPAVVFQPLLSHSMTQLPVSHA